The following nucleotide sequence is from Cucumis melo cultivar AY chromosome 1, USDA_Cmelo_AY_1.0, whole genome shotgun sequence.
GAAGGCTCCCTTCATCTAAGATTTTAGCTACTTTTTATGAACCAAAATAACTATAATCTTTTTTTCCAGCTCCAAAGAGAAAAGTCACCATTCCCATTAAACTTAGACACCTCAAACCGTGTTCAAGTCATCTTTACGAAAAATATGGTTAAACCAACGATATGGCAACTGCAAACTACTACACAAAACCCAATTATTTTTGGATCGAATTGAGCTCTGATACGACCACTTGTTGGGAATAAACACCACCAAGTTCTGTTACCACTTGTTATGACTATACCAAGCTCCCAACTACTTGGTATAATTTCCTGCACTAAACCAGAGAACACAACGTCAAACCAACCAAGAACGCAATAGCCAGATAACTATAAAGTAagcaataaaataataaatgacaCAAAGGTATATAGTGGTTCGACCAATTCGGTCTACATCCACTGTGAGAACCAACTTTGAGGGATTTTATTAACAGCAATATCAAGATACAAATTACAGATATCAACAAAATAATATGCAATATGTAATTCTACCGTTGAACCTGACTTTATCGTCGATCAAACATCAAGAAACTGAGAGAACCATGTGCTGGTTACTGCCTCTAATACCGAGACCCAAAATCCACTGGAAACCGCCTCCTCTAACCGGACACCCACTGCAAACTACTACAAACCCATTGAAACCCAACGTCTCTGCTCACCAGCACCGCCTTTGAACCACACCATGAGGATGCCGAAAGGACCCTACTGAAACCAGACACCCAAAACGCAAAAAACGCTATAGCCTTCTCTCTTCGCCGGAAAACACTGAGAACACCGAACATGGACTTCATCGCCAAATGCCGTACATCGTCAATGCTCAACGTCTCTCTCTATCGAGTGGTATTCGCCgtcaatctctctctctctcttttccttaTGGATAGATCTTATGGTAGTTTTAATTTAGAATATATGGAACAGTTTATGGTCAAAGTCTTGTAATAGAGTTCAAGCTTAAATATTTGAGtacattattttaaaagatcAATATATTTATTGGAGTAGATAACACGTTAAAAGGAAAATAGCTAATGCTATATTTGATTTGTTTCTAGTTATTTTTAGAACAACCACATTTTTTAAGTGTGTTTTTtgtgaataataaaaaaatacaaattatttacattttagGGAAAAAAACAATTACAAGGGAATAAAAACTTATTATACTTGATTTcgatataaaatataaatagtttgttcatttttttatttttgacaattttttttattaacaaatttaaataagCACTCCATGGTATGGTATATGCCGACAAAGttgttctttttatttttatttttataataagcGGGATGGAAGAGAATCAATCTATTAACTATAACAagttgaaaatatatattttatgtgAACCGATGAATTATGTTGACCAGCGTCTTACGCTATTGTGTGACAATATTATTGAGACATGGTATTGATTGACAATATTTTATGTGATTATAGGTTCTCAATTCTTATTGATTAATCAGGTTAATTCTCAATTGAAACGTTTTAGTGATCTGTTCCTAACAAAAACATAGGCAACTTAACCAACAACGTACAATTAACACACCATCAAACAataaaatttaatgaaattttcatgaactatagaaagaaaacatAACAAATGCATGAGATTCATACTAGTCCACTTAAGGCAAAATAACTAAACTTCACTCTAACAACATTTTGAGTCGAAATAAAACGAGATTAAAATAACTTCAAGGATTAGTAAGACCAGAACCACCGCCAACACCAACTCCACCACCAGCACCTCCACCAACTCCGCTTCCGAGTCCACCAGCAGCTCCACCTCCCAAGCCTCCAAGTCCACCAATTCCAGTAGCGCCACCGAGGCCACCACCGAGACCACCGGGGCCAGTTCCTCCAACGACACCTCCCACCCCACCAAACGGGAGACCGTTGCTGCCAATGCCAGAGTAGCCACCGAGACCACCATAAGTGAGGAAGTTCTTTTGGTCGTCGAAGGTGGTGCCAGGCGTAATAGGTCTAGCTAGGGCATGAGTGGCTATAAGAGCCAAAAGCAAAGCCATGAACAATTTGGCCATTTTCTTCTTAATTCTTCGTCTAAGAGACTTATACTTGTGTGTGTTGTTGGCCAATGGAAGTGTGAGCTTAGGGTTTTAAAGGGCAAAGGGGTTGAGGGACAGTTGAGAGAAGTAAATGAGAGGTTAAATGCTGAGCCAATGCTGACTGCCTGGCTTTGAGTTTAAATGCTGGGTTTGGTTTTTGGTGTGCCGTTTCAATTTCATTGGTTCTTAAAAATGTTGTTTCTTATTTTCATACCACTTTATTTTTCctcaaatttttttatcatcgtttcattatttcattatttgttagaatattaattttagttaaatttcgtatatctatctatctatctatatatatataatcccATTTAGTGTccatttgattttaatttttatttttgccaATATATGCTTGTACACTTAAAAATTCATTGTTTAgacaaattttattatattatttttgtaaatgttaaaaatattataatgcATATTTAAGTGAaccaaattttatttattcgaaaacaaaaaaaaattacaaaatttatatatggaaaaattcaaaattaatatgaTATATGAATAAGTATGTTGGaaattttaaagttaaaaatgaaaataatttgtAAATCCATATACTAAACTCTTTATAATAtattccttttattttattctattttttaaaaaagattctCTCTTTTTCTTGAGTCTAATGGTTTTGAACTccaatgtttaattttttttttatttttgctcTTCGAAACTTTGTGTTTTaaagctttttttttctctcttttaagtTATTCGCTCCAATCTTTTGTAtctctaaaattatttttttctttgaaaagttAGAGGTaactagagaaaaaaaatatagagagaggtaggaaaattttaattattttcaaagaaaaaaataatttgaatccTGAATGTAGTTCTTTTACTTTTTGGTAATTTGATTATTCTAAAAGTATCTTAACAAAGATTagtaataaaaaatatgaaaattgttttaaatagcaaaactgttgaaaatacttataaatatagtaaaaaaatttactttttaTCTGTTATAGAGCATGTTAGATCTAGATAGACATTTATAAGTGTTTATTATCACTAATGTGATAGATTTGGATAAACCTTTGTGtgtatctaaaattttactatattttataaatatttttttttatttttatatatttgaaaatgtcgaTCCTCTTTTAACTCATGTTGTCTATTTTTTAAGCTTAATCCATATATATTTACTCATTAATATGAGGTTTAAAGTTCTTATAACCCTGTTTggtaaccattttgttttttttcatattgttcttaaaatttaagttaTGATACTATTTTTACCTTCAcgttatttttctttatta
It contains:
- the LOC103500476 gene encoding glycine-rich protein 23-like, with the protein product MAKLFMALLLALIATHALARPITPGTTFDDQKNFLTYGGLGGYSGIGSNGLPFGGVGGVVGGTGPGGLGGGLGGATGIGGLGGLGGGAAGGLGSGVGGGAGGGVGVGGGSGLTNP